The Clostridiales bacterium genome includes a window with the following:
- a CDS encoding ABC-2 family transporter protein, producing the protein MKLYFKYFSIHLRSVMQYKTSFFLTSIGTGLTTFFSFLSMYFLFDRFGSIKGYTFNEVLLCFSTIFMSFAIAECFGRGFDTFSGIISNGEFDRIMVRPRNEILQIVGSRIEFTRIGRLIQAFIVLIYAISSSRVYWSIDKVVTLLLMIVGGICLFFGLFMIYAAICFFTLEGLEFMNIFTDGGRELAQYPLDIYKDWVIKFFTFVVPIAFINYYPFLYIIGKNKGYGLFYMLSPVISMLFLIPSYILWRIGVRHYKSTGS; encoded by the coding sequence TTGAAGCTTTATTTTAAATATTTTTCGATTCATTTGCGTTCGGTTATGCAATATAAGACTTCATTTTTTCTTACTTCGATTGGGACGGGACTGACGACATTTTTTTCTTTTCTGAGTATGTACTTTCTTTTCGACAGATTCGGGAGTATAAAGGGTTATACATTCAATGAAGTATTGCTGTGCTTCAGTACCATTTTCATGTCATTTGCGATAGCAGAATGTTTTGGAAGAGGATTCGATACATTTTCAGGGATAATATCAAATGGCGAATTTGACAGGATTATGGTAAGACCAAGGAATGAAATCCTTCAGATTGTAGGTTCGCGAATCGAATTTACAAGGATAGGGCGGCTAATCCAGGCATTTATTGTGCTCATATATGCGATATCATCAAGCAGGGTATATTGGAGCATTGATAAGGTAGTGACACTGCTATTGATGATCGTAGGAGGAATCTGCCTGTTTTTCGGATTGTTCATGATATATGCGGCCATATGCTTTTTCACCCTGGAAGGGCTTGAATTCATGAACATATTCACCGATGGCGGCAGAGAACTTGCACAATATCCTCTGGATATATATAAAGATTGGGTGATTAAGTTTTTTACATTTGTTGTGCCAATTGCATTTATAAATTATTATCCGTTTTTATATATAATCGGCAAAAATAAAGGTTATGGTCTATTTTATATGCTTTCCCCCGTTATTTCTATGCTTTTTTTGATACCAAGTTATATTTTATGGCGTATTGGGGTCAGGCATTATAAATCAACGGGTTCATAG
- a CDS encoding ABC transporter permease — MKAYISFFRIRFINGLQYRTAAYAGIATQFAWGFMFIMLYQAFYKSNPGIVPMPFDQLSSYIWLQQAFLALYMTWFVDNDIFNLITSGNVSYELCRPLDIYNMWFTKSCAYRLSRAALRCFPILIAAFVLPEPYKLGMPYSWIFAILFIVSMALALIVVVAYCMLVYIFTFYTISPVGARITLVMIADFLSGGLIPLPLLPDWLTKYIDFSPFAAMQNVPFRIYSGNIPADKAALAVLLQAAWAVILVAIGKILMSRALKNVVVQGG; from the coding sequence ATGAAGGCGTACATATCTTTTTTCAGGATAAGGTTTATAAACGGACTGCAATATAGAACGGCAGCATATGCCGGAATAGCGACGCAATTTGCATGGGGCTTCATGTTTATAATGCTATATCAGGCTTTTTATAAAAGCAATCCCGGAATCGTCCCGATGCCGTTTGACCAGCTTTCAAGCTATATATGGCTTCAGCAAGCTTTTCTGGCCCTTTATATGACGTGGTTTGTGGATAACGATATTTTTAATTTGATAACGAGCGGCAATGTTTCATATGAACTGTGCAGACCACTTGACATATATAATATGTGGTTTACAAAGAGTTGCGCATACAGGCTTTCAAGAGCTGCGCTTAGATGCTTTCCCATACTTATCGCCGCGTTTGTTTTACCGGAACCATATAAACTCGGCATGCCATATTCCTGGATTTTTGCAATTCTGTTTATTGTATCGATGGCATTGGCGCTGATTGTAGTCGTAGCTTATTGTATGCTTGTCTATATATTTACCTTTTATACTATTTCACCTGTGGGTGCCCGCATCACGCTGGTTATGATAGCGGACTTTCTTTCGGGCGGATTGATACCTCTGCCATTATTGCCCGATTGGTTAACAAAGTACATAGATTTTTCACCTTTTGCAGCTATGCAAAATGTACCATTTCGCATCTACAGCGGCAATATTCCGGCGGATAAGGCGGCTTTGGCCGTCTTATTACAGGCAGCGTGGGCTGTAATTCTCGTGGCCATTGGCAAAATATTGATGTCAAGAGCTTTAAAAAATGTGGTTGTACAGGGAGGATAG
- a CDS encoding ATP-binding cassette domain-containing protein — protein sequence MIELRGISKTFKVARRNPGLKKAVKSLFKRQYSIIHALDDVSFTIEDGEMVGYIGPNGAGKSTTIKIMSGILYPDKGECIINGRVPWKDRINHVREIGVVFGQRSQLWWDVPVADSFELIRDIYNIPENKYRRNVKKLVELLDIGDIIKMPTRQLSLGQRMRCEIAASLLHSPKILFLDEPTIGLDAVSKIAVREFIKDINKENKTTVILTTHDTQDIEALTKRIILIGKGRVLLDGNIDDLKLRFNRIKTITIDYAGDLNQLPEGMAYVEKYEGHAVIHIDTVEISVSSAISYLAEKVDITDFTVDTATMDDIVVRLYKEYRL from the coding sequence GTGATCGAGTTAAGGGGGATATCCAAAACTTTTAAGGTTGCCCGGAGAAACCCGGGGCTAAAGAAAGCCGTAAAGTCGCTTTTTAAGCGTCAATACAGCATAATACATGCTCTCGATGATGTATCGTTTACTATAGAAGATGGAGAGATGGTCGGTTATATAGGGCCGAACGGAGCTGGAAAAAGCACGACAATCAAGATTATGAGCGGTATACTATATCCTGATAAGGGCGAATGCATTATCAACGGCAGAGTTCCATGGAAAGACCGGATCAATCATGTAAGGGAGATCGGTGTAGTATTCGGGCAGCGCTCCCAACTGTGGTGGGATGTACCTGTTGCAGATTCATTTGAACTTATCAGAGATATATATAACATACCTGAAAATAAGTACAGGAGAAACGTTAAGAAACTTGTAGAACTCCTCGATATAGGAGACATAATCAAGATGCCGACGCGTCAGCTAAGCCTTGGTCAGCGTATGAGATGCGAAATAGCCGCATCGCTTTTGCACAGCCCGAAAATATTGTTTTTAGATGAACCTACTATCGGTCTTGATGCGGTTTCAAAGATTGCTGTAAGAGAATTTATCAAAGATATAAATAAAGAAAACAAAACCACGGTCATTCTCACGACTCACGATACACAGGATATAGAAGCATTGACCAAAAGGATTATACTTATAGGCAAGGGACGGGTACTGCTTGACGGCAATATAGATGATTTGAAATTGAGATTCAATCGTATTAAAACAATAACTATTGATTATGCAGGCGATTTAAACCAATTGCCTGAGGGAATGGCATACGTCGAGAAATATGAGGGACATGCTGTAATCCATATCGATACTGTAGAGATATCAGTATCATCGGCTATATCATATCTTGCGGAAAAAGTAGATATTACGGACTTTACAGTGGATACGGCGACTATGGACGACATTGTAGTCAGGCTCTATAAGGAGTATAGATTATGA
- a CDS encoding MBL fold metallo-hydrolase, producing MELAKVNGNTYFINTATNVGVYAFKDKYCLLVDTGINNSQSKKIDDVLKGNNLRVKYIINTHSHMDHCGGNLYFQNNYPGSIVYSSKGEKIYIENPELKETILFSSKPIKDLDAVNKSFIVDYILDDGVNKIDNEKFEIIPLKGHSVDQIGIITGDRVCFLGDGIFSESIMNKYSLPYLFDIGESIKTLEFIKNIDADYFIPGHAERVLNKEETIALADKNMENIAESSKQIVELLEQPLTREELLENLIIINDLPLRFRQYFIYFSSISAFLTYLRGKDIIESSLENGKLYFYRNPAKQLEQAELGFGR from the coding sequence ATGGAACTTGCCAAAGTTAACGGGAATACTTATTTTATCAATACAGCTACAAATGTGGGAGTCTATGCATTTAAAGATAAATACTGCCTTTTAGTTGATACAGGCATCAATAACAGCCAATCGAAGAAGATCGATGATGTTTTAAAAGGAAATAACCTGCGCGTAAAATATATTATAAATACCCACAGCCATATGGATCACTGTGGAGGGAATCTTTATTTTCAGAATAATTATCCTGGATCTATCGTTTATTCTTCAAAGGGTGAAAAAATATATATAGAAAATCCGGAACTAAAAGAAACTATATTATTCTCGTCAAAGCCCATAAAAGATTTAGATGCAGTAAATAAAAGTTTTATTGTCGATTATATTTTAGATGATGGGGTAAATAAGATCGATAACGAGAAATTTGAGATAATACCCCTTAAGGGCCATTCTGTAGACCAGATAGGCATAATTACAGGTGACAGGGTATGCTTCCTAGGCGATGGCATATTCAGCGAGAGCATAATGAACAAATATTCCCTTCCATATTTATTTGATATTGGAGAGAGTATAAAAACACTGGAATTCATTAAAAATATCGATGCGGATTATTTTATACCGGGTCATGCCGAAAGAGTCCTGAATAAAGAAGAGACAATAGCCCTGGCGGATAAGAACATGGAAAACATTGCTGAATCCAGCAAACAGATAGTGGAACTATTGGAGCAGCCATTGACGAGGGAAGAGTTGCTGGAAAATTTAATAATAATAAATGACCTTCCGTTAAGGTTTAGGCAGTACTTCATATATTTTTCATCAATATCGGCTTTTTTAACATACCTTAGAGGAAAGGACATTATTGAGTCGTCCCTGGAAAACGGCAAACTGTATTTTTACAGGAATCCTGCAAAGCAACTGGAGCAAGCAGAACTTGGATTTGGCCGATGA
- a CDS encoding small ribosomal subunit Rsm22 family protein — MELPLELQIAIENEAASVPVKKIAALVKDLSDRYRMGRALPNGKFLNSTDYAIAYAVYRLPGTYAAIYSVLTKVKSLLPAYNPGTFLDIGAGPGTAMWGTALIWPHLEELTLLEREECMINIGKRLASHSDLNLLREAKWIKADILHAKNIQQYDLVVASYVLGELPIKNNDEFINKCWNSTRDMLVIIEPGTPEGFSRINRARDLLLKSGAKMIAPCPHNKICPIDDSDWCHFCQRISRSRLHRFVKGGELAYEDEKFSFVCMARNRTVDNRGIILRHPQIRKGYMSFKICTPEGLKNVTVTRKDRNLYRKARNLNWGSFI, encoded by the coding sequence ATGGAGCTTCCGCTCGAATTGCAGATTGCGATAGAAAACGAAGCAGCGTCGGTACCGGTCAAAAAAATTGCTGCTCTGGTTAAGGATCTTTCAGATAGATACCGGATGGGAAGGGCCCTCCCCAACGGGAAGTTTTTAAATTCCACTGATTATGCCATAGCATATGCGGTATACAGGCTTCCCGGAACATATGCAGCCATATATTCGGTACTGACAAAAGTAAAAAGCCTGCTTCCAGCGTATAATCCCGGGACATTTCTTGATATAGGTGCAGGTCCCGGTACAGCAATGTGGGGAACTGCTTTGATATGGCCACATCTTGAGGAGCTTACGCTTCTTGAACGCGAAGAGTGCATGATAAACATCGGAAAGAGGCTTGCATCGCATTCCGATTTAAATCTGCTGCGGGAGGCAAAATGGATAAAAGCCGATATTTTACATGCGAAAAATATACAGCAGTACGATCTTGTTGTCGCATCATATGTACTTGGAGAATTGCCGATTAAAAATAATGATGAATTCATAAACAAATGCTGGAATAGCACAAGAGATATGCTTGTCATAATCGAGCCCGGTACGCCTGAGGGATTTTCAAGGATAAATAGGGCAAGAGATTTGTTGTTAAAATCAGGGGCAAAAATGATTGCGCCATGCCCCCATAATAAAATCTGCCCGATAGATGATAGCGATTGGTGCCACTTTTGCCAGAGGATTTCACGTTCCCGCCTGCATAGGTTTGTCAAGGGGGGAGAACTCGCATATGAGGATGAGAAGTTCTCTTTTGTGTGTATGGCAAGAAACAGGACAGTTGACAACAGGGGCATAATATTGCGGCACCCTCAGATACGAAAGGGGTACATGAGTTTTAAAATATGCACTCCTGAAGGGTTAAAAAATGTCACGGTAACAAGAAAGGACCGCAACCTTTACAGAAAAGCCCGGAATTTAAATTGGGGTTCATTTATTTAA